In the Cheilinus undulatus linkage group 19, ASM1832078v1, whole genome shotgun sequence genome, one interval contains:
- the arl8 gene encoding ADP-ribosylation factor-like 8, translated as MGLIFAKLWSFFCNQEHKVIIVGLDNAGKTTILYQFLMNEVVHTSPTIGSNVEEIVVKNTHFLMWDIGGQESLRSSWNTYYSNTEFIILVVDSTDRERLVVSKEELYRMLAHEDLRKAAVLIFANKQDMKDCMSAAEISKYLTLSSIKDHPWHIQSCCALTGEGLCQGLEWMTSRAGLR; from the exons AGCACAAGGTGATAATCGTTGGACTTGACAACGCAGGGAAAACCACTATCCTCTACCAGTT TCTGATGAATGAGGTGGTCCACACGTCTCCCACCATCGGGAGTAATGTAGAAGAAATCGTGGTGAAGAACACTCACTTTCTGATGTGGGACATTGGAGGGCAGGAGTCGCTCAGGTCCTCCTGGAACACCTATTACTCCAACACAGAG TTCATCATTCTGGTAGTGGACAGCACAGACAGAGAGCGCCTCGTCGTCTCTAAAGAGGAGCTCTACAGGATGCTGGCCCATGAG GACCTGCGGAAAGCAGCTGTGTTGATATTTGCCAATAAGCAGGATATGAAGGACTGTATGTCTGCAGCAGAGATCTCCAAATACCTCACCCTGAGCTCCATCAAAGACCACCCCTGGCACATCCAGTCCTGCTGTGCACTTACAGGAGAGGG GTTATGCCAAGGCCTGGAGTGGATGACCTCAAGGGCTGGACTCAGATAG